The sequence TTTTTAAATACATTCATTGTATGAAAATAAGCTATGTTATGTATCGCCGAAATATAAAACACTCTAGCGTAAATAATATTTTTAAGTTTGCCAGTCAAAAAATGAAAACTGTTTTTCTGTCGAGTCATTTTTAGAATTTGATACCTGCTTGCATTTTGAAGACGCCTCTGGCGTATTTGGTTTTGAAGCCCAGCTTTTAGTGTCACGGTACAATTTAACTTTTACTGTAATAAAACAACTTCTCTACTTGAAGTTGTTATGCGATTAAAGAGTAATCGCCTATTATTGAGATCTACATCTGTTATCTGATAAACATCATCGAGCTTAGGTAATATAATTTCCTTTGTTTTCTTTACTAGGTTATAACGCCAAAAATTAGAATCACTATCTTCAAGTAATAAGCCAACATTATGGCGATAAAATATAGACATAATATCTAAATCAGCTAGTTCACTGATATGTTCCTCATTATCTTGAGTGACTTTTTTAAACTTATTTTTTTCATCAATTACGTATAAAATATTTTCGTTCGTTAGTTGGGCTAAATAACTGTCTCCTTGATATAACACCTGAAAATCAGTAGTTGTCATATTGAACAGAGCTATTTTAATATTTTCTTTTTCCACTATACTTAATAATAAGTGGTTTTGCTCTGTTACTTGATAAATATCGACTACATCAAATACAGTCATTAGCTGCTGTTTTTCGCCAGTCAAACTGAGTAAGTATAATTTACGGTTTGCTACCACTAGAATAGCATCACCAGTTTTAGACCAACGAAAACTCTCTAAGCCATTGCCTGAAAAGTGACTTAGTTGCTCAGCCTTTTTATTACCATGTCGTGATAGCCAAATTTGTTTTGAGCCACTGCGCTTAGATATGAAAGCGATATCTTGGCCTTTTGGTTGGTATTGAGCAGAGAACTCACTGACAGTACTACGGTGTAAAACGCGAGTCTTTAATGTGGATTGATTTGACTGTATTTTTGGGTTTTCAATTTTATAAGTGGCTGGCCACTGTAACTCAACTAAATCTAGATCTTGAAAGATCATATTAGCAATAATATTCTCAGCTTCTGGGTGGTAATTTGCACCATTAAATTTATGCATGCTAGGGATATTAACTTCAGTAAAACCCCCCTTGTAAATCAATGGTAAATAAAGAATTTCGATAGCTACTAAGTAAAGTTTCTTGATGAGGGGGCCAACTAACTGGCCACCAAGAGTTATATTGATATTTTTCTGGCGGTCGTAATTTGACTTGCGTAAACTTGCTATTATCAGGGTCAAGTAATACTAAATTAGCAGATCGTTTCGTATCGTATTGCATTATTGCAACTTTATTATATTTTGCTGAATAGTCTATGTAGGTAATAACATTTTTTCAGTGCTATATAAAGTTTGAATTTCATTATTTGATAATGTTAACGACATTACTTTATGGTGCTTATTTTCAGTTACTGACCAAGCAATTTTATTATCAGTTAACCATTGGGCTTGATAAATATAGTCTTTTTTACAAGGGAGAATCGCGCGAGTCTGCTGAGGGCTATTTTTTGCTAAAGTAAAAGAAAGTAAACGAATGTCAGAGCATCAATTTAATTTTTGTTGCTCACCACAATTATTTTCTAACGAGAAGACTAACTGACTGCCGTCGGGAGACCAAGTAGGGGGGCCATATAAACCACGTTCTTTAGTTAATAAGAACTCTTTGTTAGTTTGAGTATCTTTAGCCCAAATTTGGTTTTCACAGATATTGATATGTCGCTCAAAAGCAATATACCGCCCATCAGGAGAATAACGCGGTGAATACTCTTGATTATCTGTTGTGGTTAAAGGAATAAGCTGTTTGATTGTTAAATGATTCAACGGCGCTTGCCAATAATAAAAGCTAGTCAGAAAAACGATTACCGCTACACTGAAAAGAGACCAAAAACGTATATTTATAACATTCAGCATTTGCCTCAATTGATTTTTAGGCTGCGCAGTTTGGCTTGTAAGTGGAACTGACTCCTCAGTCACTTCAACCCTTTGCGCTGGAACAATTGATTTTATTTGCCAATTTACCTCAGCAACTAAGCTATAACCTTGTTTCGGGTGAGTCGCAATTATGCGTTGTTGTTTAGCATCATCTTTAAAGGCTTTACGTAATTGAGCTATGCATCTTTGTAATGCGTTAGGGGCAACATAAACATTAGGCCAAACTTTTGTTAAAATATCTTCATGACTAACCACTTTACCTTGGCTTTTTGCTAAAACCAATAAAACCTGTAATACCTTAGGTTCTACTGCAATAGTCTCATCTCGAACGGTAATTTTTGATCTGGCTATATCAATATAAAAACTGCCTATAGAAAATTCATTCATTTATGTTTTGCCATTTCTTTGTTAAATCAACCAATATAGCTAAGTTTCGAGTAGCCAAATTATACCGTGTAATCACTATTTAGCTATCAAATAATGACTGGAGCCCTTTGTAAATATGGCATCAGCAAATCATCAACTTTTAATCAGCAGAAAAACATGTATCGTATTCGCTGTGTTGGATAATACAAATAAATCAATGCAAGCATCAGTTTTAGTACTTTAAGAAGTGCTTATTATTGGTGTGCTTTAGTTGAAATTATTACATTAGTTGAAGGACATTATGACTATTTATCCATACCGATTTACCGTAAAGCTTGCCGCTGTTATTTACTCAATATTGTTAGGTTTGGCGTCATTTAAAAGCTATGCTATCGATAGCCCTGCTATTACGCGTTATCAAAGAGATTACTTTAATCAATTTTCGCCACAAAATCTCAAAGATATATTGGATAAAATATCTGGAACCTCTGCCATTTTACGTGACCTTGATAGTGATGGCACAGAGCGAGGATTTGGCGCTAGTGGCGGTAAAATATTAATTAATGGCAAACGTATTTCAGGAAAAAGCAATGGAATCTCAGCACAACTTTTC is a genomic window of Pseudoalteromonas sp. '520P1 No. 423' containing:
- a CDS encoding transcriptional regulator — encoded protein: MNEFSIGSFYIDIARSKITVRDETIAVEPKVLQVLLVLAKSQGKVVSHEDILTKVWPNVYVAPNALQRCIAQLRKAFKDDAKQQRIIATHPKQGYSLVAEVNWQIKSIVPAQRVEVTEESVPLTSQTAQPKNQLRQMLNVINIRFWSLFSVAVIVFLTSFYYWQAPLNHLTIKQLIPLTTTDNQEYSPRYSPDGRYIAFERHINICENQIWAKDTQTNKEFLLTKERGLYGPPTWSPDGSQLVFSLENNCGEQQKLN